From the Primulina tabacum isolate GXHZ01 chromosome 15, ASM2559414v2, whole genome shotgun sequence genome, one window contains:
- the LOC142526449 gene encoding transcription factor MYB17-like: MGRAPCCDKKGLKKGPWTSEEDEKLVDYISKNGHGSWRSLPKLAGLLRCGKSCRLRWTNYLRPDIKQGPFTPDEEKLVIQLHAILGNRWAAIASQLQGRTDNEIKNLWNTHLKKRLLQMGIDPQTHEQASVSKYLSSSNRLPSSPSTRHMAQWENARLEAEARLSKESLLLISTVQKSDTDYFLRLWNSEVGETFRRLKNEEKTEKLNCQSPISSSLTKCGSISGMTTEVDLGRVGLPDVGNKKDHEHELKIIKSCTDNVQQRVLGTASSDELEDSSESAFQLLFDFPSNNDMSFLGHHDFCSLWQ; encoded by the exons atGGGGAGAGCACCATGTTGTGACAAAAAAGGGTTAAAGAAAGGACCTTGGACTTCTGAGGAAGATGAGAAATTGGTAGATTATATCAGCAAAAACGGCCATGGGAGCTGGCGTTCTCTTCCCAAACTTGCAG GTCTTCTTCGGTGTGGGAAGAGTTGCAGGCTACGATGGACGAATTATCTAAGGCCAGACATCAAACAAGGCCCCTTCACTCCTGATGAAGAAAAGCTTGTCATTCAGTTGCATGCCATTCTTGGAAACAG aTGGGCCGCCATTGCTTCTCAATTACAGGGCAGAACAGACAATGAAATCAAGAACTTGTGGAACACTCATCTGAAGAAGCGTTTGCTGCAGATGGGAATCGACCCTCAGACACACGAGCAGGCATCCGTATCCAAATATCTGTCATCATCAAATCGACTACCCTCGTCTCCTTCAACTCGCCACATGGCGCAATGGGAGAACGCCAGGCTCGAAGCCGAAGCCCGACTTTCCAAGGAATCCCTACTCTTAATCTCGACAGTACAAAAATCAGACACCGATTACTTCTTACGTCTGTGGAATTCTGAGGTTGGAGAGACGTTTCGTAGACTGAAAAACGAGGAGAAAACCGAGAAATTGAATTGTCAAAGTCCCATCTCATCGTCGTTAACAAAGTGTGGTTCGATTTCAGGAATGACAACCGAAGTTGACCTGGGTCGAGTGGGCTTACCGGACGTAGGGAACAAGAAAGACCACGAGCATGAGCTTAAGATCATCAAATCTTGCACAGATAATGTGCAACAACGGGTATTGGGTACAGCGAGTTCAGATGAATTAGAGGATTCATCTGAATCTGCATTCCAGCTGCTTTTtgattttccaagtaataatGACATGAGTTTCTTGGGACATCATGATTTCTGTAGCTTATGGCAGTGA
- the LOC142526931 gene encoding LIM domain-containing protein PLIM2c-like isoform X2, whose amino-acid sequence MAAAFTGTLDKCKACDKTVYFVDLLSTDGMNYHKSCFKCSHCKGTLVMSNYSSMDGVLYCKPHFEQLFKESGNFSKNFHASKSERESSLTKTPSKVSAMFSGTLDKCSACKKTVYPLEKMTMEGESFHKLCFKCAHGGCPLTHSSYAALDGILYCKVHFQQLFMEKGNYQHVLDSATNKRSGVELIESTETKTETIDHEQSEDNEDGHSKSDLEPESEKTQEQSS is encoded by the exons ATGGCGGCGGCATTTACGGGAACTTTGGATAAATGCAAGGCTTGTGATAAAACTGTATATTTTGTTGATTTGTTATCTACAGATGGGATGAATTATCATAAGTCTTGCTTCAAATGCAGCCATTGTAAAGGGACTCTGGTG ATGAGCAACTACTCTTCCATGGATGGAGTTCTCTATTGCAAGCCTCATTTTGAACAACTTTTCAAGGAGTCTGGAAATTTTAGCAAGAATTTTCATGCTT CAAAATCCGAGAGGGAAAGTTCTTTG ACAAAGACACCTAGTAAGGTTTCAGCAATGTTCTCTGGAACTTTGGACAAATGCTCTGcttgtaaaaagactgtttacCCTCTGGAAAAG ATGACAATGGAGGGAGAATCGTTTCACAAATTATGCTTCAAGTGTGCTCATGGAGGATGCCCTCTTACACACTCATCGTATGCTGCATTGGACGGGATCTTATACTGCAAGGTTCATTTTCAACAGCTATTCATGGAGAAGGGAAATTACCAACATGTTCTCGATTCCGCTACTAATAAAAGGAGTGGTGTAGAGCTGATAGAGTCCACAGAGACCAAGACCGAGACCATCGATCACGAGCAGTCGGAGGATAATGAAGATGGTCATTCAAAATCCGATCTCGAACCCGAATCTGAGAAGACACAAGAACAAAGTTCATGA
- the LOC142526931 gene encoding LIM domain-containing protein PLIM2c-like isoform X1: MAAAFTGTLDKCKACDKTVYFVDLLSTDGMNYHKSCFKCSHCKGTLVMSNYSSMDGVLYCKPHFEQLFKESGNFSKNFHASAKSERESSLTKTPSKVSAMFSGTLDKCSACKKTVYPLEKMTMEGESFHKLCFKCAHGGCPLTHSSYAALDGILYCKVHFQQLFMEKGNYQHVLDSATNKRSGVELIESTETKTETIDHEQSEDNEDGHSKSDLEPESEKTQEQSS; this comes from the exons ATGGCGGCGGCATTTACGGGAACTTTGGATAAATGCAAGGCTTGTGATAAAACTGTATATTTTGTTGATTTGTTATCTACAGATGGGATGAATTATCATAAGTCTTGCTTCAAATGCAGCCATTGTAAAGGGACTCTGGTG ATGAGCAACTACTCTTCCATGGATGGAGTTCTCTATTGCAAGCCTCATTTTGAACAACTTTTCAAGGAGTCTGGAAATTTTAGCAAGAATTTTCATGCTT CAGCAAAATCCGAGAGGGAAAGTTCTTTG ACAAAGACACCTAGTAAGGTTTCAGCAATGTTCTCTGGAACTTTGGACAAATGCTCTGcttgtaaaaagactgtttacCCTCTGGAAAAG ATGACAATGGAGGGAGAATCGTTTCACAAATTATGCTTCAAGTGTGCTCATGGAGGATGCCCTCTTACACACTCATCGTATGCTGCATTGGACGGGATCTTATACTGCAAGGTTCATTTTCAACAGCTATTCATGGAGAAGGGAAATTACCAACATGTTCTCGATTCCGCTACTAATAAAAGGAGTGGTGTAGAGCTGATAGAGTCCACAGAGACCAAGACCGAGACCATCGATCACGAGCAGTCGGAGGATAATGAAGATGGTCATTCAAAATCCGATCTCGAACCCGAATCTGAGAAGACACAAGAACAAAGTTCATGA
- the LOC142527796 gene encoding uncharacterized protein LOC142527796, producing MSALFNFHSFLTVVLLGICACTYVKIQFPALLEQRTGFRGVFWKAARIGERLSPWVAVGCFTMGVSIIFF from the exons ATG TCGGCGCTCTTCAATTTCCATTCTTTCCTAACTGTAGTATTGTTAGGCATCTGTGCGTGCACGTATGTAAAGATTCAATTCCCGGCACTTCTTGAGCAGAGAACTGG GTTTCGAGGTGTTTTCTGGAAGGCTGCTAGAATAG GTGAAAGACTGAGCCCTTGGGTGGCTGTAGGATGCTTCACTATGGGTGTTTCAATAATCTTTTTTTGA
- the LOC142526783 gene encoding phosphomannomutase-like — protein sequence MDVVKKSGLIALFDVDGTLTAPRKVTTTKMLEFMRELRKVVMVGVVGGSDIVKISEQLGQTVICDYDYVFAENGLVAYKDGMLIGTQSLKSFLGDEKLKEFINFTLHYIADLEIPIKRGTFIEFRSGMLNVSPIGRNCSQEERDVFEKYDKIHNVRSKMVSVLCEKFAHFNLTFSIGGQISFDVFPRGWDKTYCLRYLDEFNEIHFFGDKTYKGGNDFEIYESERTIGHTVTSPEDTIKQCTALFLDKNDGVL from the exons ATGGATGTTGTCAAGAAATCTGGTTTGATTGCCCTGTTTGATGTCGACGGAACTCTTACTGCTCCCAGAAAG GTGACTACTACTAAGATGCTAGAATTTATGCGGGAACTTCGGAAG GTTGTTATGGTAGGTGTTGTTGGAGGATCCGACATTGTTAAAATATCGGAACAGCTTGGACAAACAG TTATTTGTGACTACGACTATGTGTTCGCTGAGAATGGCCTTGTGGCTTACAAGGATGGCATGTTGATTGGAACACAG AGCCTGAAATCTTTTCTTGGAGACGAGAAGCTCAAG GAATTTATCAACTTCACTCTCCACTATATTGCTGATCTAGAAATTCCTATCAAAAG GGGAACATTTATTGAATTTCGAAGCGGGATGCTTAATGTATCTCCAATTGGAAGAAACTGCAGTCAGGAAGAGCGAGATGTCTTTGAAAAGTACGACAAG ATTCACAACGTACGCTCAAAAATGGTGTCTGTTCTCTGTGAGAAGTTTGCGCATTTCAACCTAACGTTTTCCATCGGGGGCCAAATCAGCTTTGAT GTTTTCCCGCGAGGATGGGACAAGACATATTGCTTgagatatcttgatgagttTAATGAAATTCACTTCTTTGGAGACAAGACTTACAAG GGTGGAAATGATTTTGAGATATACGAGTCCGAGAGAACCATAGGCCACACAG TTACTAGCCCCGAAGACACGATCAAGCAGTGTACAGCTCTTTTCTTGGACAAGAACGATGGAGTTCTCTGA
- the LOC142528129 gene encoding DEAD-box ATP-dependent RNA helicase 6-like has protein sequence MSSRARYPPPGMGGGRGGGMNFNAGANPSFQPRNPTQQYVQRNPAPNIQNHQVSQNLQQQQWLRRTQLPPVDSALEEVEKTVQSEGVASSSQDWKAQLKIPPQDTRFKTEDVTATKGNEFEDYFLKRELLMGIYEKGFERPSPIQEESIPIALTGSDILARAKNGTGKTAAFCIPALEKIDQDKNAIQVVILVPTRELALQTSQVCKELGKHLKIEVMVTTGGTSLKDDIMRLYQPVHLLVGTPGRVLDLAKKGICVLKDCSMLAMDEADKLLSPEFQPSVQQLISFLPANRQILMFSATFPVTVKDFKDRYLKKPYVINLMDELTLKGITQYYAFVEERQKVHCLNTLFSKLQINQSIIFCNSVHRVELLAKKITELGFSCFYIHAKMLQDHRNRVFHDFRNGACRNLVCTDLFTRGIDIQAVNVVINFDFPKNSETYLHRVGRSGRFGHLGLAVNLITFEDRFNLYRMEQELGTEIKQIPPHIDQAIYCQ, from the exons ATGAGTTCGAGAGCGAGATATCCGCCGCCGGGAATGGGCGGCGGCCGAGGAGGCGGAATGAATTTTAATGCTGGAGCAAACCCTAGTTTTCAACCCAGAAACCCTACTCAACAATACGTGCAGAGGAATCCAGCTCCGAATATTCAAAACCATCAAGTGTCGCAGAACCTTCAGCAACAGCAATGGCTGCGAAGAACTCAGCTACCGCCCGTTGATTCGGCCCTTGAGGAAGTTGAAAAGACCGTGCAATCAGAGGGTGTTGCTTCCAG TTCACAAGATTGGAAGGCCCAGTTAAAGATACCACCTCAGGACACCCGTTTTAAAACCGAG GATGTAACGGCTACAAAAGGAAATGAATTTGAAGACTACTTCTTAAAGCGTGAGCTTCTCATGGGAATATATGAGAAGGGCTTTGAGAGGCCATCTCCCATTCAGGAGGAGAGTATTCCAATTGCTCTCACTGGAAGCGATATATTGGCGAGGGCCAAAAATGGAACTGGGAAAACTGCTGCCTTCTGCATTCCTGCTTTGgaaaaaattgatcaagatAAAAATGCTATTCAAG TTGTTATTCTTGTGCCTACTAGAGAACTTGCTCTCCAAACATCCCAAGTTTGCAAAGAACTTGGGAAGCACTTAAAAATTGAAGTCATGGTTACTACTGGTGGAACAAGCTTGAAAGATGACATAATGCGACTTTATCAGCCAGTTCATTTACTTGTTGGGACACCTGGGAGAGTTCTTGATCTTGCAAAAAAGGGTATTTGTGTATTGAAAGATTGCTCTATGCTTGCAATGGATGAG GCCGATAAGCTTTTGTCACCGGAGTTTCAACCTTCTGTTCAGCAATTAATCAGCTTTTTACCTGCAAATCGTCAGATTCTTATGTTTTCTGCGACATTTCCTGTTACTGTAAAAGATTTCAAAGATAGGTACCTGAAAAAGCCCTACGTCATCAACCTGATGGATGAGCTCACCCTCAAGGGTATAACTCAGTATTATGCTTTTGTGGAAGAAAGACAAAAAGTTCACTGCCTCAATACATTATTTTCGAAG CTTCAAATAAACCAGTCTATCATTTTCTGCAATTCCGTGCATCGAGTAGAACTTCTGGCCAAGAAAATAACAGAACTCGGTTTTTCGTGTTTCTATATTCACGCTAAGATGCTTCAAGATCATCGCAACAGAGTATTTCATGATTTCCGCAATGGTGCCTGTAGAAACCTTGTATGCACCG ATTTATTCACAAGAGGGATAGATATTCAAGCTGTCAATGTTgttataaattttgattttcccAAAAACTCGGAGACATATTTACACAGG GTTGGTCGATCTGGAAGGTTCGGACACCTTGGGTTAGCTGTCAATCTGATTACCTTCGAGGATCGGTTCAATTT GTATAGGATGGAACAAGAACTAGGGACGGAGATTAAGCAGATCCCACCACATATTGATCAAGCTATATATTGCCAATGA
- the LOC142526082 gene encoding DEAD-box ATP-dependent RNA helicase 8, whose protein sequence is MQGKVNVLPFSFTPVDVKMPHMGVVKVLVFIPFFLPNFSQDWKAQLKIPPQDTRFKTEDVTATKGNEFEDYFLKRELLMGIYEKGFERPSPIQEESIPIALTGSDILARAKNGTGKTAAFCIPALEKIDQDKNAIQVVILVPTRELALQTSQVCKELGKHLKIEVMVTTGGTSLKDDIMRLYQPVHLLVGTPGRVLDLAKKGICVLKDCSMLAMDEADKLLSPEFQPSVQQLISFLPANRQILMFSATFPVTVKDFKDRYLKKPYVINLMDELTLKGITQYYAFVEERQKVHCLNTLFSKLQINQSIIFCNSVHRVELLAKKITELGFSCFYIHAKMLQDHRNRVFHDFRNGACRNLVCTDLFTRGIDIQAVNVVINFDFPKNSETYLHRVGRSGRFGHLGLAVNLITFEDRFNLYRMEQELGTEIKQIPPHIDQAIYCQ, encoded by the exons ATGCAGGGTAAAGTAAATGTTTTACCTTTTTCCTTTACTCCAGTGGATGTGAAAATGCCTCATATGGGCGTTGTGAAAGTTTTAGTATTCATCCCTTTTTTTCTCCCCAACTT TTCACAAGATTGGAAGGCCCAGTTAAAGATACCACCTCAGGACACCCGTTTTAAAACCGAG GATGTAACGGCTACAAAAGGAAATGAATTTGAAGACTACTTCTTAAAGCGTGAGCTTCTCATGGGAATATATGAGAAGGGCTTTGAGAGGCCATCTCCCATTCAGGAGGAGAGTATTCCAATTGCTCTCACTGGAAGCGATATATTGGCGAGGGCCAAAAATGGAACTGGGAAAACTGCTGCCTTCTGCATTCCTGCTTTGgaaaaaattgatcaagatAAAAATGCTATTCAAG TTGTTATTCTTGTGCCTACTAGAGAACTTGCTCTCCAAACATCCCAAGTTTGCAAAGAACTTGGGAAGCACTTAAAAATTGAAGTCATGGTTACTACTGGTGGAACAAGCTTGAAAGATGACATAATGCGACTTTATCAGCCAGTTCATTTACTTGTTGGGACACCTGGGAGAGTTCTTGATCTTGCAAAAAAGGGTATTTGTGTATTGAAAGATTGCTCTATGCTTGCAATGGATGAG GCCGATAAGCTTTTGTCACCGGAGTTTCAACCTTCTGTTCAGCAATTAATCAGCTTTTTACCTGCAAATCGTCAGATTCTTATGTTTTCTGCGACATTTCCTGTTACTGTAAAAGATTTCAAAGATAGGTACCTGAAAAAGCCCTACGTCATCAACCTGATGGATGAGCTCACCCTCAAGGGTATAACTCAGTATTATGCTTTTGTGGAAGAAAGACAAAAAGTTCACTGCCTCAATACATTATTTTCGAAG CTTCAAATAAACCAGTCTATCATTTTCTGCAATTCCGTGCATCGAGTAGAACTTCTGGCCAAGAAAATAACAGAACTCGGTTTTTCGTGTTTCTATATTCACGCTAAGATGCTTCAAGATCATCGCAACAGAGTATTTCATGATTTCCGCAATGGTGCCTGTAGAAACCTTGTATGCACCG ATTTATTCACAAGAGGGATAGATATTCAAGCTGTCAATGTTgttataaattttgattttcccAAAAACTCGGAGACATATTTACACAGG GTTGGTCGATCTGGAAGGTTCGGACACCTTGGGTTAGCTGTCAATCTGATTACCTTCGAGGATCGGTTCAATTT GTATAGGATGGAACAAGAACTAGGGACGGAGATTAAGCAGATCCCACCACATATTGATCAAGCTATATATTGCCAATGA